The window AGAGTTGGTGTATTTTTAAATTCCGGAACATGAACTCTGTCAATACTGTAAGGGAGTGCTCCTGAGTTGAATATTCCTAATAATTTCTCTCCTTTTTTGATTTCTTTCAAGTCGTTTTGTGTTTTTAGAATCCTGTATCCCTTTTTGCTGTACACAGAATAGAGATCTTTCTTGTCTTCTCTTTTTGCTGGATTGAAAAATTCATCTCCGCCTCCTAACAGCACATCCAATTCCAGGTCTGCATACATTTCAGCGATTTGGGGTTCTGCATTTCTTTTTGAAGAATTTACACAGAATCCTGCAGGAGTGGCATGCGTAATGGTAACGGTTGTCACACAGCCTGCTTTCTTTCCTGCTTTTTTATATTGCTGCCATATGGGAAGATGTTTTTCACCGTTGGCCCCCATGTTCAGGACTCCGTTCTTCACTCTTATTCCTCCTCCGAAAGCGGAACTTGCTGCAGCGGAATCAGTTACAATAGAACTTGCAGAGGCAGTGTCCATCAGAGCTCGTGTCACTTTTTTCTCATGATACAGATTGAGCCAGTTACTCCCTTTTCCCAAAATATTCCGGGAATACAGATCAGCCATTGAAAGTGTTCCAAGACTCATTCCGTCACTTACCATAAAGATGATATTCTTTGCTTTTCCTTTCTGGGGATTTTCTACAGTTTTCCCGAAGCTCCAGAGATCAGATGGTGATAAGGTCAATAACCCTGAAAGTAATGCTGAACCTTTTAGAAATTTTCTTCTGTCCATATTGTGTTGAAATAAGATGATAAGTTGTTGTATTTAGTTTTTTATCAAACCAAGTTGCATCAATTAAAGGTTAATTTTAAATATTCTTTGGGAAAGGATCTTCAAAAGGTTGTTTCTGATCAAGCAGTTCTTTTTCCTGTTCATTAATAAGGCAATGCTGGAGGTCTGATAACATTTGATCTTTATCCAGGTTCTGCCCAATAAATACAAGCTCATTGATTCTGTCACCCCAGTTTTTATCCCATCTACTTTCTATAAATTCCTGATTTTCTGCAAATGAAGAATACTGTACCCGTTGGTTCATGGGCATGCTGCCCCACCATACCCCAGCCTTTTCCAGACGGAAAGAACCTCCGGCCTGGGAAAAATTCAAAGCATCGTCTGGTCTTGAGGCCAGCCAGAATAACCCTTTTGCCCTTATTGTTCCTTCAGGATAATGATGATTCAAATAGTTCCAGAGTCTCACAGGATGAAATGGTTTTCTATCTCTGAAAACCAGTGAGCTGATTCCATATTCTTCAGTTTCAGGCGTATGATGTTCAGATTGCAATTCTTTTTGCCAGCCAGCTGAAGATTGTGCTTTATCAAAGTCAAAAAGCTGCGTATTTAAAATCTGCTGAGGTTCAACCTTACCAAATTCTGAATGTAGAATGACAGCATCAGGATTTAATTTTTTAATGGCAGCTTTTAAAAATCCAAGTGTTTCAGAGTTGATAAGATCTGTTTTGTTTAAAATAATCACATTCGCAAACTCAATCTGGTCTGTAAGAAGATTGACAATTGTTCTGTAATCTCCTTCCATATCGGTAAGATCACGATCCATCAATAGTTCATTGGACCCGAAATCTTTCATAAAATTGAAACAATCCACTACAGTTACCATTGTATCTACATAGCTGAAACGGGAAAGGTCTATTCCACTCTCATCATCAATATAGGTGAAGGTTTGGGCAACCGGAATAGGTTCACTGATTCCTGTACTCTCTATCAATAGGTAATCAAAACGATTTTCGTGAGCAAGACGTTCAACTTCTATCATCAGATCTTCGCGGAGTGTACAACAGATACACCCATTGCTCATTTCTACTAACTTTTCTTCTGTTCTTGAAAGAGTATTTTGATTTTCAACAAGACGGGCATCAATATTAACTTCGCTCATGTCATTCACAATGACAGCTACTTTCAAGCCTTGTTTATTATGGAGAATATGATTGAGCAATGTGGTTTTTCCAGCTCCCAAAAAGCCACTGAGTACCGTTACAGGAAGTTTCTTCGTCATGTATTTTAATGTTTATGATTTTTAAAATTGATGATATGGCCAGTAATTAAACCTGCAGCTCCAAAATAGATCAGAGGAACATGAATTTCAAATATCAGGTCGATAAGTACAGAAATAAAAATGAGAGAAACTGATATCCAGAATAAAAGTTTCAGCCAGTGGTTGGTTATTTTTCTGGTTACCCTGAATACGACAATGGTACCAATACAAAGGAAACCTAAATCAATATAGGGGTTATGTGATATTCCCAAAGGAACAATCAGTAATAACGGAAAGACTATACAATGAATCAGGCATAAAACAGCAGCGGAGATTCCTACAGCATCAAGAATTTTTGACTTCATAATAGTATGGATTAATTTTCTTATCGTAACTTTGTTGCAAAAGTATAAATAAAAATTCAAATAACGCAACTTTGTTGCATTAAAATATGAAACAAGTTAGAAATACGCATGCTAAAACTGAAATTTTAAGTCTTATCAATGACTCAGAAATAGCCCTTACCCACTCAGATATTCAAAAAAAATTGGGTGATCTATGCAATAGGGTAACGATTTACAGAGTATTGGAAAGACTTGAAAATGAAGGAGCTATCCACAAGATTGTTAATATTGACGGGGTGGTGAATTTTGCGAAGTGCAGTGGAAAATGTACTCATGAAAAGCATTTTCATAATCATGTTCATTTCAACTGCAAAGAATGTAATTCTGTAACGTGTATTGAAAATGCAATTCCGGAAATTAGTTTACCGGAACATTTTATTGCACAGGAATACAATTTTATCATCAGCGGGATCTGTCCGAAATGTGCTGATGCTTAGAATGATATATAAAAAGCCAGGCAGATTCGCTAATTTGCAAGTCTGCCTGTTTTTATCACAATGAAATTTCGACTATAAAGAAGAGATATAGACTTCTATTTTGGTACCATCATAATTGAATGTGCCATCAGAATTTCTTTTGCCTAATACCCATTTCATATCTACAGGTACAGACCATGCAGATCCTAATGAAAATCCGTTAACAGATCTTATTTCATTTCCTTTTCCTGTTGTAACCGCTGAATGAAACCAGCTTTTATCAATAAGTCTGTAGAAACCAATAGCTTTTCCTGCAGGAATGGGTGAATATCCGTCCCACTTTTCTCCTAAAGGATAGTTAAATACAGTTAACCATTTTTGTCCGGCTGATTCTGCCAGCTGAGCAGGACTTATGGAGGCGCCACGCATATACAAAGCATAGGCTACCACATCATGACATACTCCACTGTTGTATTTCGAAATATTCTCTGCTCCTGAGAGAATAGCATGAGCAACGGGTGCTCTTTCTGATAGGGATAGCTGAGCCTTCCTGGCTCCTTCCGGTGTAATAAATGACATATAATATTTTGTTTGGTAGTGTAAAGATACAGCTTTATATTTAATCACTCTTGTTGGAGAATTGGACTGGATTTTTTAGCACATCATTAGTCTTTTATAAATTCCAGTAAGCGTTGTCTTGTAATTACCTGGTTTCCTCTATAAAAATCATCATCATCCAGTCGGGCCAGTGATGCGGTGGATTGTTCAGAAAGCCATATAACAAATGATTCTCTGTTTTTAAAAACCGTTGGAACTGAAAAATCAATCCCATCATAAAGTTCTCCGTATAAAAATTGATTTTTTTCATCCATTTTCATAGCCATTCCGCAAAAATCACGGTGCCGATATCCAAGTAAATATCCTTTTTGTAGTTTGTCAGCAACAAGTTCTGCTATTCTGTAGCCCAATAAAGCAGTGTCAGAAGCTAAGAAAATAGGATCATTGATCATGAAATATAAATATTAGAAATTGAACATATTATGATTAAATATATCTAGCAATAGTACATACATTCGTAGCTGAAAAGTTTTCCCTCTTTAAAAGTAAAAATAAAGAGTCCTGCATCTCCGTTCTGGATGTAATATTCGTGTGGGGACGAAATCCAGCGTGCAGACAGCATATCACCAAAACGGGTTACAAAATTTCTTTCATCATAATGGGAATCCATACGTTCATTTCCCAAAACTAAAATTTCACCATTACTGAAAGACATTTTATAGATACTTCCGGAAACTTTTCCTTTATATTCTTCAAAAGCAATAATGATATTGGGTGTTCTATAGAAATATTGAGGTTCCCAGCCACATTCCGGCATGTTTGGAATATCTTTAATCTTCTGCATCTCCAGCTGCTTCATCTGTGCACCTGTAATTTTTCCGTCAAAAAGGGCAGTTTCCTTCCATATAAAATGTAGGTTTAAAGCTTTAAGTTTTTTTTCATAAGCTTTAGCTTCTGGTTTTTTTCCAAATTGATCTGCAAGAAGAAGCTCAAAGTCAATATCTACTTTTGAGTTTTCTACATTGGTATTGGCATATGACTCTTTCCAAAAGTTTAAGGCTTGTTTAAGATTTTTATCTTCCAGCCATGCCATTTCACGTAGTCTTCCAACCTGAGCCAGTTCTTTTTCCTTGTCTTTACCCTTTACTGCCAGATAGTCTTTCAGAACTTTTTCGTAGGTAAGTTCAGCACCCAGATATTTCATTTGGATATATTCGGGATTTTCGTGGAAATGATCCCCAATATAGATCCAGCCATCCTGATATAAAGGCACATAATCAATACAGACCATTTCATTTAAAGATGCTTTCCTTACCGGGATGCTTTCTGTTGTAGAAGCTTTCCGTACACGCAGTTCCGATACCTGTACATAGAAATGCGGACATTGGAATCCTTGTGATCCTCTATTGAAATATTGGGCAGGTTCTCCGGAAGACTTTTTACCACGCATCGTTTTTTGTAAAGACTGGCGGTCTATAAAACCAATATCGCCATTGCTTACCTGTACTTTGTATTGTGTTCGGGTGGAATCGAGAAGGTAAACAGGTGCCTCGGTAGAAAACACTCCCAGAAGATCCTTATTATTTCCCTGATCACGGTAAAGGTGTCCCCATTCGGATGTATAAACCGGTTGTTGGCCGGGGCTCTGAGCCATAGTATTGTAAAAGCAACAATGAATGATGCTGGCTCCTAATAATATCTTTTTCAACATATAATAATTTGTATAAGGCAAAAATCACCGGTTTTAACAGGTAGATTCGTTATTGTAATAGAGTTATTCCCATCAAAAATACTGAAAAATGAAGGGTTGTCCTATACTTATTGTTATTCAGAATGGGTATAAATTCCATCCTATTCACCTACTTCCATTGGGTAGAGTAAATAAAAATACTATTTTTATCGGCCAAAAAAAATTAAAGACTAATTATGCCGACTGATGCTTCTCATAAGCTGATTCCGATGACAACTTTCGTGTTGGAATATTATTCACACGAAGGATATGCTGATCTTCAGATTTTGAATCTGATGAATAATTATGCCAATTTTTTAAAGAAGCGCCTGACTCTTGGAATGTTTGTTCCTTTAGATCGTGAAGGAAATATTCTGAAAGAACCCAAAAATTATACGGAATGGAAGTCTCTCGATCATAATGACGGGAAAAGAACAGATGTTGCAGGATTTGAAGAATATGCCGAATATCAGAAGGCAGAACAGAACTGTATGTTTGAAGGTTTTAAAGTAGACTATAACGGATATTCAAAAGTGAGAATCATTGCTTCATATGATGCTTCCATTGAATTATCTTTTAATAAGAACGACCTGATTCCTTCAGGATATCATGATGTAGAATCACTTACCGTTTTTGATGACATCTTTTTAACATCGAGCGCATTAAAAGCGATAGGAATAATAAAGAGGTGAAACTTTAATATATAATGAAAAACGTTTATCAGTCTGATAAACGTTTTTTTGTTTTGATATTTTATCTTACACATTCTCCTGAATGGCAGTGATAGCCTGAAGGACACTGTCCGTTGATACAGGGACCCGCTGCATCAGGATAGCATCTTTCATCTGCGCGACAATGAGAATGAGGAGGACATAAGGAAAGCAGATTTCCAAAACAGATGCCTACAGGAAGAGGAAGATTCAGCTCTATACCAATTTTTCCCACAATGTTTTTTAATGTTTTTCTGTTTAATTTTTTCATGGTTTTTGTTTTAAGGTGTTATTGTTTTTTTACTATATTTTCAAGTTCTGTTATGAAACCTTTCTGTGCCGTATTGATCCGTTGCTGTGCTTCTTCTGAAGCAAACCATTCCCATTGATCTACTTCGGGAATTTCTATTATTTTGCCGGATTTGGGTGGCCATTCCATAGAGAAGGTATTGCTGTAAAGTGCTGAAGTATCAATATGCCCCTCCAATGCCCAGGCGTAAACTATTTTTCCTCCTTTTTGCTTAATGGGTGACAACTCAATAAAGTTCCCTTTCACTGTTTTTCCTGTTTCTTCTTTAAATTCCGTTAATGCACGTTCCAATGGATTTTCATCTGGAAGCAGCTCTCCTTTTGGAATAGACCATGCTTCCAGGTCTTTATTTTTCCAGAAAGGCCCGCCAGGATGAACAAGAAAGTAATACAGACTATCTTTTTCTTTTTTAAAAAGCAAAATACCCGCACTCGTTTTCATGGGCTTAAAGGTTTGATTATTAAAGATATGAAAAATATATAATCCGGAAGGTCAGTAAGATAAACTATTCTTTTTAAATTCAGAAGGAGACATTTCTTTATATGTTTTGAATATTTTATTGAAATGGCTGGCATCATTGAACCCCAGTTTATCGGCAATCTCACTGATATTATAATGGCTATGAAGCAAAAGTTTTTCTGCAGTTTTCATTTTATGCTGTATAACATGCTGTTGTATAGAAAAGCCAGTCTGTTTTTTGATATAAATGCTGATATAATTAGGGGACAGCATAAATTCTTTAGCCAGGTTTTCAATTTTCATTTTATCTGCATCTAAAGCATTAATGTTGATATAATACAACATCTTTTCAATTCTGCTTACATTTTGTGTGACCCAGTTTTTGGTAGTACTATTATGCATTGTATTTCGGATCAGAATAGTGATGATACTGGAAAAAAGATCGGTTGAGATTTCTTTGTTGTACGTATTTTTATGGTTGAACTCATAGAGAAGGATACGTGCAAGTTGCAGCAGATGTTCCCTGTCCGTTTTACTTTGAATCACCGATTCATAGACAAAAGAATGGTCTTCCATCAGAAGTTGGATCACTTTTTTAAGCTCATTATTTTTGTTGGACAAAAGGTTTTGCCAGATATATTGTTCCGTAAATTTTATATAGATGAAACGTGTTTTACTGGTAATGGAAAATTCATGCCCGTCACTTGGTCTCAGAAGGAAAACGTCCCCTTTTTTATAAGGAAAAGTAATATTATTGAGATGATGAAATCCTTTTCCATTCTCTATGATAATGAGTTCATAAAAGTTATGATTATGATACTCAACATCCCAGATTTCTTTTTCGATGCTGAAAACATTAAAAGAATTGAAGTTAACGATTCGTTTCATGAAAGAATGGATTTTTACAAATTTACCATTAATTATTACAATATATCATAATTCATTATTGACCAATTTTGCTCTATTAAATACATTCAAAATGAAATATATAAAACAATCAATACTGTTAGTTGCTTCAACAATCGTTCTGATGTCATTTTCTGATCATGATAAGGATAAAAGGGCAAAAAAAGATCAATCTGAAACAAAAATTCTAACAAAAAAACAATGGCCAAATGGAGCTCAATTGGTGATTTCCGTTTCTATGCAGTTTGAAACAGGCGGACAGCCTGAAGGCGCTGAAAGTCCTTTCAGTAGTACTCCACTTCCTAAAGGCAACCCGGATCTTCCGGCAGAAAGCTGGTATCGTTACGGAGGAAATGAAGGAATTTACAGAATGCTGGATCTATGGAAAAAATATGACATTAAAGTAACTTCCCATGTAGTGGGAACAGCAGCGGAAAAGTATCCGGAAGTGGCAAAAGCTATTGCAAACGGAGGTCATGAAATTGCAGCTCATGGTTTTACCTGGGATAATCAGTGGAATAAGAATTATGCTGACGAACTGAATTTTGTAAAGAAAGGTGTAGATGCTGTTGAAAAAATTACAGGCCAGAAAGCTGTTGGCTATAACTGTAACTGGCTCAGAAGAAGCCCGAATACCCTTAAAGTGTTACAGGATCTTGGTTTTCTGTATCATATTGATGATTTAAGCCATGATGAACCTTTTATTACCAAAGTAAAAGGGAAAAATTTTGTTGTTATTCCTTATACCCTTCGTAACAATGATATCGTCAATATTGAAGGAAAACACTGGAGCCCTGATCAGTTTTTAAACCAATTGAAATTTGAATTCGACCGTCTTTATGAAGAAGGAGCTTCCAAAAGAAGAATGATGAGCATCAGCTTTCACGACAGAATCGGTGGAACTCCTGCAATGATGCATGCTATGGAGGAATTTATTAAATATACTAAAGAAAAACAAGGGGTAGTCTTTATGAGAAAGGATGATATTGCCAAAATGGTTATAAATGATCCTGACACTCTTGTTGATAACAGTGAAGAAAAGTTTAACTAAGTAAAGAAGCGGGAAGCTGGAGGAAAGAAGGTATTGAAGTCTGCAAAGTACTTTTATGACCTGTATAATTTCCTTCTTCGGTCTTCCATCCAAAAATACCTTTATGAATAATACAAAAACAGCCTATTTTTTCCTTCGCGTGTCTATGGGAATTAACCTTTTAGGGCACGGATTGGTTCGTCTTGTAAAACTACAGGACTTTGCATCAGGAATGATGAAAGGTTTTGAAACAAGCTGGCTTCCACAGCCATTGGTACACCTGTTCGGGATTACACTCCCCTTTTTAGAATTGATGATCGGATTACTGCTGATGGTTGGTTTTAAAACCCGCATTGCCACTATAGCTGGCGCATCCCTGATTATCCTGCTGCTTTTTGGATGCAGTACGGTTGAAAATTGGGAAGCCATGGGAATTCAGATGATCTATGCAGGTTTGTTTTACATCCTGATCAGCAGAATAGAAGACAATTATCTGGCTTTAGACAGGAAATGATAAAAGAAAATTCTAAGAGCCGGGTAAGTAAAGAAAACGAAGAGAATACTATATTATTCAAACATTGTTAGCTTTTTTTTCCCGGCTTTTTTATGTCATCAGAGATTATGTTACAACTTCCATGGATTTAGCTACCTTGTTTTTATAATTATGCCCGAATTTTGCATCATAAATAATAGCGACTGAAAATATTCTATTTATTTTGAACGCAATACATAACCCTCAAAATTAGAAATGATGCAAACCATATTAGGAGCCAATGGACAGATTGGTGAAGAACTGGCAAGAGAACTGAAAAGAAATTATACTTCAGACATCCGCATTGTCAGCAGAAATGCTAAAAAAGTAAATGATACTGATACTATTTTTTCTGCAGATTTATCAGACAGAGAAAAAGCTATAGAAGCCGTGAAAGGAAGCGAGATTGCTTATTTCACACTTGGACTTCCTATGGATACAGATCTGTGGGAAAAGCAATTCCTGGTGATTTTGAAAAACGTCATTGAAGCCTGTAAAATCAATGGTACCAAACTGGTTTTTTTTGACAATACCTATATGTACCCTCAAAATAATGAGGTCTTAACGGAACAAACCCCATTCTCTCCTGTAGGAAGAAAAGGAATGGTGAGAAAACGGATGACGGAAATGCTTTTAAAAGAAATGGAAGCAGGAACAATAGAGGCTGTCATCTGCAGAGCTCCTGAATTTTATGGACCGGGAAAAACTCAAAGTATTACCAATAGTCTTATTTTCAATGCAATTAAAGAAGATAAAAAACTAAAAGTTCCTTTGAGAGACAGTAAGCTGCGAAGCCTGATCTGGACTCCTGATGCAAGCCGTGCAACAGCTTTAATAGGAAATACACCTGATGCCTATAAACAGACATGGCATTTACCGGTAGATGATCATAAACTGAATTATGAAGAGTTCATTGCTTTGGTTTCTCAGATTTATGGTAAAGAATTTAAGTATTCTGTAATTCCGAAACTGGCTTTTAAAATAGGATCTTTATTCAACAAAAATGCAAAAGAATTACTGGAACTGCTTCCAAGATATGGGTATGATAACCTTTTTGATGATTCAAAATTCAGAAAAAGATTTCCGGAATTTCAGGTAACCACTTACAGACAGGGAATTGAGCAGATAAAAAAAGAACAGCAGACGGCAAAATAATCACGTTAAAAATAGGTAACTTAGAAAAACGAACACCACAACCGAAGGACAAAACATTCCCCTCCTATGGAAGGGCGGTAAAAAAGAAATAAAATGAAAGCTCCTGAAAAAGTAACCTCCATTACAGCACTACACAAATATCTGAAGTTGAAAAGACCTTCCAACCCTTTGATCAGTGTGTTTGATTTTAATGAAGTGAATGTAGATCCGGAAACTATTCTGAGTGCGGTGACTACAGATTTTTATGTGATTTCTATTAAAAAAGATTGTGCAGGAAGATGCAAATACGGACAGCACTATTATGATTTTGAGGATGGAATCATGTATTTTATTGCTCCTCATCAGGTTCTGCAGTTTGAAGATATTCTGCTTTCTGAGGTTAGGGGAAGTGTATTGGTTATTCACCCCGATTTCCTGCAGGGATATCCGTTGGCTTCTGTTATAAAAGAGTATGGATACTTCTCTTATTCTGCCAATGAAGCGTTGTATCTCTCCGAAAAAGAAGAAAAATCTATAACGGATATTCTGGACAATATCAATAGGGAGATTGAAGCCAATATGGATGGTTTTACTCAGGATTTATTGGTATCCAACATTGATTTGCTGTTAAAATACTGTGACAGATTCTACAACCGTCAGTTTTTAACCCGAAAAAAAGTGAATCATGATCTTTTGACTCAGCTTGAAACGTTACTCGATGATTATTTTAAAAATGAAAAACTGTTGATCAATGGGATTCCCACCGTGCAGTTCGTAGCAGCACAAATGAATATAAGCCCTAATTATCTGAGTGACATGCTGAGAGTCCATACAGGACAAACAACGCAGCAGCATATTCAGAACAGAATGATTGAAAAGGCAAAAGAGCTGCTTTCTACCACCACAATGTCCGTTTCTGAAATTGCCTATAATTTAGGATTTGAACATCCCCAGTCTTTTCACCGCTTATTTAAAAACCAGACGGCTGTTTCTCCATTGGAGTTCAGAAAGTCTTTTAATTAATGATATCATGATGAAAACTATCTTATTAATTGTAACAAACATAGAACAATATGCCAGTGGTCATCTTAAAACCGGATTATGGCTGAGCGAGCTTACCCATATTTACCACGCGGCAAAGGAGAAAGGATGGAAGATTACCATAGCTTCTCCTAAAGGTGGAAATACTCCTATTGACCCGGAAAGTCTGAAACCTCTGGTGCTTGACGGTATTTCAAAAAGTTATTATGAAAATCCGGTATTTATGAATGAATTGGCTCAGACAAAAAGCCTTGATATGGTAAAAAATGATTCCTTCGACTGTATTTATCTTGCGGGAGGACATGCTACCATGTATGATTTTCCTGATAATACTACTTTACAGGAGATTCTCAGAGATCAGTATGAAAGCAATAAAATGGTTGCTGCGATTTGTCATGGGGTCGGAGGATTACTGAACGTAAGACTTTCGGATGGAGAATATATGATTAAAGGTAAAGCTGTTACCGGATTTGACTGGTTTGAAGAAACATTGGCAAGAAGAAAAAATGAAGTTCCTTTTAATCTTGAAGAAGCTCTTAAACAGCGGAATGTACATTACAGAAAAGCATTTATTCCTATGACTTCCAATGTTGTAGTTGATGGCAGTTTGATTACCGGACAAAATCCATTTAGCTCTAAAGAAATGGCTAAAGTAGTAGTTTCTGAACTTGAAAAACAGGCATTCATGTAGAAGGCAGCTATGAATATTTTACTATATTTGTTTTAATTCTATGGTATTTATGGGGGAAAGAAATGGATTATGGCGGTATATACAGGTATTTAATGTATTTTTAATGCTAGTCCATTTGGTGATCCTAAAAACTGAAAATTCCCAATTTTCTTCTATCAAAATCAAACAAAATTACAGTCAGGAAGAGACATCTCATAAAAAATGTAATAAAATTAATCTCGAAGAAAACAACAGAACTCCAATAAAGTGCAACAGTAATTATTGTTCCGGCTTTTCTCTGTTTTTTACCGCTTCTTTTCATTCTTTTGCATTTGAAAAATTTATGGATCAGGAAATCCATAACCGCTATTTTTTGTATGATGATCCACCCTATTATTCATTTTTTAATTCTATCTGGATTCCTCCCAAAATAAAAATGTAGATTTCAGATACCCGTAAAGAACACGATCTGAAATTAACAAACAGAATCCTATTATTTAATCAACATCACATGACCAGCTATTGTTCATGGTTTTGTCATGTTGATGTAATCAATCAATGAATTAAAAAAATAATGAAAACAATACTATCAAACCTCGAAAAAAATACAGTCAGCATCTATGTAATTTGTAGAATATTAATTGGATTATTCTTTTTTATAGCAGGTTTCAATAAACTTTTCCATCCTATTTTTCAGGGGTATATGTTCAATACCATCAGTACTATAGGATTTCCATTTCCTCAGTTTACCGCCAATTTTACCGCTTTTTGTGAATGTATATTCGGTTTATTTTTAATGCTGGGCTTTTGGACAAGAATAAGCTCTGCATTTTTAATCATCATTATACTTGTTGCCTTATTTACGCATGATCTGAGTTCCATTCCAAAGGAACTTATTCCTATAAAATCTGAAACCGGAGTATATGAAATGGATCCTTTTACATGGCTGAGTTATTTCCTTTATTTACCTCAGGTACTGTATCTTTTGTTCCTGCTCCTCTTCTTGTTTCAGGGTTGCACAGGATTTGGAATTGATATTTTAAAAAAAACAGATCTTAAATAATTAATTAGTTTAAGCAGCTCTTTTTTAAGAGCTGCTTTTTTGTTGGATAATCGCAAAGGCGAAAGGTGTTTTAAAATATATAATTAGGTGCAGGAAATCAGAGATTTTTAGTAAGAGATGTGTTATAAATTTTCTCGCAGATAAAACAGATTACGCAGATTTATATAAATATCTGCGTAATCTGCAAAATCAGCGTGAGATAAAAAAAACTATGCTCTATTCTACTTTATAGGAGATAAAACCCTTGCGCCTTTGCATACCTTAAACATACAAAAGCATACTGTTTAAAAAAGTACTTAAAATAGAAAAACGCAAAGTTTTAATGGTTTCAGATTTTTACTAAAAATGAGTAATGATAGTGTCAACAGACCATATCATTTATTTTCCCCCTTTGATTTCTCAAATTAAAGTAAAACATTAAAATCTTTGCGTTAGATATAAGTATGCTTAGAAAAAATTAATGTAATTGATTCAAGCTTTGCTCCCTTAAAATATTAAGAATTAACACATCAAATCTTTGCGTTTAAAACCATACTTTTTACAACCGTCTTTTATGACAAAAGGGATTTTGCT of the Chryseobacterium viscerum genome contains:
- a CDS encoding type 1 glutamine amidotransferase domain-containing protein gives rise to the protein MMKTILLIVTNIEQYASGHLKTGLWLSELTHIYHAAKEKGWKITIASPKGGNTPIDPESLKPLVLDGISKSYYENPVFMNELAQTKSLDMVKNDSFDCIYLAGGHATMYDFPDNTTLQEILRDQYESNKMVAAICHGVGGLLNVRLSDGEYMIKGKAVTGFDWFEETLARRKNEVPFNLEEALKQRNVHYRKAFIPMTSNVVVDGSLITGQNPFSSKEMAKVVVSELEKQAFM
- a CDS encoding DoxX family protein — encoded protein: MKTILSNLEKNTVSIYVICRILIGLFFFIAGFNKLFHPIFQGYMFNTISTIGFPFPQFTANFTAFCECIFGLFLMLGFWTRISSAFLIIIILVALFTHDLSSIPKELIPIKSETGVYEMDPFTWLSYFLYLPQVLYLLFLLLFLFQGCTGFGIDILKKTDLK
- a CDS encoding NAD-dependent epimerase/dehydratase family protein, with the translated sequence MQTILGANGQIGEELARELKRNYTSDIRIVSRNAKKVNDTDTIFSADLSDREKAIEAVKGSEIAYFTLGLPMDTDLWEKQFLVILKNVIEACKINGTKLVFFDNTYMYPQNNEVLTEQTPFSPVGRKGMVRKRMTEMLLKEMEAGTIEAVICRAPEFYGPGKTQSITNSLIFNAIKEDKKLKVPLRDSKLRSLIWTPDASRATALIGNTPDAYKQTWHLPVDDHKLNYEEFIALVSQIYGKEFKYSVIPKLAFKIGSLFNKNAKELLELLPRYGYDNLFDDSKFRKRFPEFQVTTYRQGIEQIKKEQQTAK
- a CDS encoding helix-turn-helix domain-containing protein, with amino-acid sequence MKAPEKVTSITALHKYLKLKRPSNPLISVFDFNEVNVDPETILSAVTTDFYVISIKKDCAGRCKYGQHYYDFEDGIMYFIAPHQVLQFEDILLSEVRGSVLVIHPDFLQGYPLASVIKEYGYFSYSANEALYLSEKEEKSITDILDNINREIEANMDGFTQDLLVSNIDLLLKYCDRFYNRQFLTRKKVNHDLLTQLETLLDDYFKNEKLLINGIPTVQFVAAQMNISPNYLSDMLRVHTGQTTQQHIQNRMIEKAKELLSTTTMSVSEIAYNLGFEHPQSFHRLFKNQTAVSPLEFRKSFN